TGAAGAGCCACAATGGAAAATCTCTCGTTGATGACGCACTGGTCCAGCTGGTGTTCCATCCAGAGATGCTGCGGAAGGCCTATATGACCCATGTCCTCATCGGGAGAGCTGCTGTCAAGGCCGATTACCGTAAAGTCATCGTCTTTTGTAAGCTTCCAGCTTCTCTCGCCAACCAGCTCCTCAAAGCCCTGATAGCCCAGGTTGCGTGAATCATGATTGCCAGGAATGGCAAATAATGGAGCTTCAAACATGTCCAGATATTTTATGGCCCGCTTATACTCCCTGTAATAACCGTCGTTGGTTATGTCGCCGGTTAAAATAATCATGTCCGGCTGCAGATTGTTGATTTCGGCTACAGCTTCCATGAAAACGGCTTCATCAAAGGCCGTTTCGCTTATATGCAAATCTGAAATGTGTGCAATGATTGTCATAATTACCTATTGATTTAATTTCATGATAGCTTCTGCAAGATCTCCTTTGCAGTCAATCAAGGCCTGTTCTGCTTCGGCATTGGATACGTTGGCCTGATTGGCTACCATTTCAATATCTTCATCTGGAATTTCAATTTCGTATTCTATTTCAACTTCACGGGCTTTACCTTCAACTTGGTAGGTTTCCTGGCCCATTACGTTCATAAGACTTACTATAGGATCATCTATGATTAATTCCCTGTCATCGAAGCGAATGATAACTTCATTTACTCCTTTTAAGTCTTCCATTTTCATTCCCATCTTTTTCATTTGCCTTTCCATCTGTTTCATTTGCTTTTTATTCATACCAGGTATCATAATTAATTCCTCGAAAAAATAATCTAATTATTTATAATTATGTTATTAATATTATTTATATTAATTATAAATTATTTTTAATCCAATATCCCACATAGACACCCAAATATGATGCACATGGAATTAAAAGAACAAAAATCAAAATATCAATTATAAAATTGCTTATTAAAGATGAGGCAATATTTGTATTACCGCCACCGCTCACTGATGAAGAATATGTGCTGGCACTACCATATGCTGAAGTAGCCGGCGATGAGGAGAATAATGAAGCTAAAGAGGTAGTTAATGCAGATAATACTGTGAATACTCCCCCTACAAGACAAAGAATGGCCGCAATCATTGCAGAAAGATATACTATGAAATTTGGAACCACATATGATTTGTTAACGCAGGAGACATATCCTAAAAACATTCCTCCGAAAAAGACTGCGAAAAGCAACGTTAACAGCGTCTGGGTTGAAAAGCCAATTAAGCCGCTTGCAGAAAAAATTGACCAGAACAGGGACCCTATAAACAGGAACACCCCGACAACAATGAATGAAAGTATTAATGATGACAATGAGATCTTTTCATCTATTTTATTTAAAAATTCCGATTTTGCATTTAATTTAGCTCCGCATTCAGAACAGAAATCCCCCTCATCATCAACTACATTACCGCAATTTGGACAAGTTTCCTTTGACATAACTAACCACAACACTAATTGTTATTAATTAGTTATTAACTTATTAATATAAATATTTAATCGGTAAAACCATAATAATCTGTTTCGAATGTTTTGGCAACATCCTTCATGACTTCGGGAATATTGATGTGCTGCGGACATTCCTCTACGCACATTTCACATTCCGTGCAATCTGATGCCAATCCAACGCCCGGAAGCTTTGAATAATTGACGTATGCATTTCCTACCGGCGTCCAATCACCTAAATCCTGTATTTTTTCATGATTATACAAATCAAAGAGCTTTGGAATATTAATGTCTTCGGGACATGCATCAAGACAGTATTTGCATTTGGTGCAGTCCACAGTAATGTTGGAATTGATAATGTCTCTTACTTTAGCAATAATCTCGTATTCCTCATCATTTAAAGGTTTGAAATTTTCAAATTCCTCAATATTCTGCTCCAGTTGATCCAGACTGCTTGCACCGCTTAAAACCATACAGACATTATCCAAACTTAAAACGAACCTCAATGCCCATGAAACAATAGAAGCATCAGGATTATAATCCTTCATTAACTTTTCGGCTTCAGGAGGAACGTCTGCCAAAAATCCTCCCTTAAACGGTTCCATTACAAGAACCGGCTTGTTGTGCTTGCAGGCCACATCATAGCATTTTTTTGATTCAACACCTTCATTTATCCAGTCAAGATAATTGATTTGAAGCAGAACAAACTCCATTTCAGGATGCATTGTTAATATATTATCCAAATATTCAGCATTTGCATGGGTGGAAAGACCCAAGTGCTTAATTTTGCCCTCTTCCTTTTTCTTGTTTGCAAAAGCGAATGAATCAACGTCCAGAAAGCCTGGCTCTGAAAATCCGCTCACGTTATGCATCAGATAATAGTCAAAGTAATCCAGTCCCGTGCGTTCAAGCTGCTCGGAAAATATCGGTTCAAGCTGGTCTTCGGAAGTTATTGAAAATAACGGCAGTTTATCTGCAACGACATATGAATCCCTTGGATACCTTTCAACAACAGCTTTTCTAAATGCCACTTCACTTTTACCCATGTGATAAGGATATGCAGTATCAAAAAAAGTAAATCCTTTCTCCATGAACAAATCTGCCATCTCATTTACCTGATTAAAATCAACGCTTGCCTCATCATTCTCATCAAGTGTCGGCAGTCTCATCATACCAAAAGCTAATTTTTTCATGTTAAATCCCTCTTAATTAATTAATTGTATTTTGACAATTATATAACTTTTTAACATGATTATGAGGGTTCATTTATTTTTCATTAATTAAACAGGTCCTGGGCATCAAGCATTATATCAACGATTTTAACATTGAATGGACACCTGTCTTCACACTCGCCGCATGCGATGCACTCGGTGGCATCGTAATTTAAATTGTTGTAATGCTCCCTGACGCTTTGCGGGACATCATCATGAATGCTGGCCAAATCAAAGAGCTTAATGACCATTGCAATGTCGATAGCTGATGAGCAAGGCGAACAGTGCCCGCAGTACATGCATTTGCCTTCAAATGAATGCATTGGAGCCTTTGCCAAAATATGGCGATATTCCTTTTCACCATCAGAAGCACGTTCATATTCGAGAGCCGCATCCAGTTCTTCAGTATTGCTGACGCCGACAAAGATGCTGGAAACTCCCTTCTGCTCTAAAGCATAATGGATGCACTGAACGGGAGTTAATGCGACACCGAAAGGAGAATCATTTTCATCAAACAAACGTCCGCTTGCATAGCCTTTCATTACCGTTAATGCAGTGCCGTTTTCTTCACATAACTGATAAAGCTCGGCTCTTTTTGGATTAACGCCCGCCAAACCCACATATTGTCCATCATCGCGATAATCTTCAAGTGTTCCTGAGGCAGGAAACATGTCATAAGCAGGATTAATGCTGAACATAAGCGATTCGATTTCAGGATTTTCTGCCGCCAGAAAAGCAATGTCCACATTATGAGTGCTTAAGCCGACGTGTTTGATTATTCCATCCTCTTTAAGCCGGCGAACGTATTTTATGAACCCCCCAGACATTATCTCATCATAATCTTCCATATCATCAACATAGTGAATCATTCCAAAGTCCAGATAGTC
This portion of the Methanobrevibacter millerae genome encodes:
- a CDS encoding zinc ribbon domain-containing protein, with amino-acid sequence MSKETCPNCGNVVDDEGDFCSECGAKLNAKSEFLNKIDEKISLSSLILSFIVVGVFLFIGSLFWSIFSASGLIGFSTQTLLTLLFAVFFGGMFLGYVSCVNKSYVVPNFIVYLSAMIAAILCLVGGVFTVLSALTTSLASLFSSSPATSAYGSASTYSSSVSGGGNTNIASSLISNFIIDILIFVLLIPCASYLGVYVGYWIKNNL
- a CDS encoding metallophosphoesterase family protein, producing the protein MTIIAHISDLHISETAFDEAVFMEAVAEINNLQPDMIILTGDITNDGYYREYKRAIKYLDMFEAPLFAIPGNHDSRNLGYQGFEELVGERSWKLTKDDDFTVIGLDSSSPDEDMGHIGLPQHLWMEHQLDQCVINERFSIVALHHHVISIPDTGRERNVLSDAGDILKTLTTHEVDLVLSGHKHVPNIWKINETIVVNAGSLCSNKLRGKNGNSYNVYIISDDSIEIFLNNVGGEKFLFGKFQRKD
- a CDS encoding aldo/keto reductase, which gives rise to MEYRKLGSTGLSVSEIAFGSEWYVERPYGDVEKIVRHCEANGINFLDCWMSEPTVRTNLGRAIKDTRDKWIIQGHIGPIWQDNQYVRTRQMDKVKEAFDDLMERLQTDYLDFGMIHYVDDMEDYDEIMSGGFIKYVRRLKEDGIIKHVGLSTHNVDIAFLAAENPEIESLMFSINPAYDMFPASGTLEDYRDDGQYVGLAGVNPKRAELYQLCEENGTALTVMKGYASGRLFDENDSPFGVALTPVQCIHYALEQKGVSSIFVGVSNTEELDAALEYERASDGEKEYRHILAKAPMHSFEGKCMYCGHCSPCSSAIDIAMVIKLFDLASIHDDVPQSVREHYNNLNYDATECIACGECEDRCPFNVKIVDIMLDAQDLFN
- a CDS encoding nascent polypeptide-associated complex protein, producing the protein MIPGMNKKQMKQMERQMKKMGMKMEDLKGVNEVIIRFDDRELIIDDPIVSLMNVMGQETYQVEGKAREVEIEYEIEIPDEDIEMVANQANVSNAEAEQALIDCKGDLAEAIMKLNQ
- a CDS encoding aldo/keto reductase; this encodes MKKLAFGMMRLPTLDENDEASVDFNQVNEMADLFMEKGFTFFDTAYPYHMGKSEVAFRKAVVERYPRDSYVVADKLPLFSITSEDQLEPIFSEQLERTGLDYFDYYLMHNVSGFSEPGFLDVDSFAFANKKKEEGKIKHLGLSTHANAEYLDNILTMHPEMEFVLLQINYLDWINEGVESKKCYDVACKHNKPVLVMEPFKGGFLADVPPEAEKLMKDYNPDASIVSWALRFVLSLDNVCMVLSGASSLDQLEQNIEEFENFKPLNDEEYEIIAKVRDIINSNITVDCTKCKYCLDACPEDINIPKLFDLYNHEKIQDLGDWTPVGNAYVNYSKLPGVGLASDCTECEMCVEECPQHINIPEVMKDVAKTFETDYYGFTD